A region of Oncorhynchus masou masou isolate Uvic2021 chromosome 29, UVic_Omas_1.1, whole genome shotgun sequence DNA encodes the following proteins:
- the LOC135519346 gene encoding MOB-like protein phocein isoform X1: MVMAEGTAVLRRNRPGTKAKDFYNWPDESFEEMDSTLAVQQYIQQNIRSDCSNIDKILEPPEGQDEGVWKYEHLRQFCLELNGLAVKLQSECHPDTCTQMTATEQWIFLCAAHKTPKECPAIDYTRHTLDGAACLLNSNKYFPSRVSIKESSVAKLGSVCRRIYRIFSHAYFHHRQIFDKYENETFLCHRFTRFVMKYNLMSKDNLIVPILEEEVQNASAGESEA; this comes from the exons GATTTCTACAATTGGCCAGATGAATCCTTTGAGGAGATGGACAGCACTCTGGCTGTACAACAG TACATTCAGCAGAACATCCGGTCAGACTGCTCGAACATCGATAAGATCCTGGAGCCTCCAGAGGGACAGGACGAGGGAGTGTGGAAGTACGAGCACCTCAG GCAATTCTGTCTGGAGCTGAATGGACTAGCTGTGAAACTGCAGAGTGAGTGCCACCCAGACACCTGCACGCAGATGACTGCCACAGAGCAGTGGATCTTCCTATGTGCTGCACACAAAACCCCCAAAGAG tgtccTGCCATTGACTACACTAGGCACACGCTGGACGGAGCTGCCTGCCTTCTCAACAGCAACAAGTATTTCCCCAGccg TGTGAGCATCAAGGAGTCCTCTGTAGCCAAGCTGGGCTCTGTGTGTCGCCGTATCTATAGGATATTCTCTCATGCCTATTTCCACCATCGCCAGATATTCGACAAGTATGAG AATGAGACGTTCCTGTGCCATCGGTTCACACGCTTCGTGATGAAGTACAACCTGATGTCCAAGGACAACCTGATCGTTCCTATCCTGGAGGAGGAGGTCCAGAACGCTTCAGCTGGGGAGAGCGAGGCCTGA
- the rftn2 gene encoding raftlin-2 yields MGCGLRKLEDPEDSSPGKIYSTLKRPQVEIKTDTVYEYVLLDFSLEGSRPTVQYVSSLCELSQALQPYYTQGYVLTTLHPIILSVGRTRSLPFSLLYRAILARPRPSKQVVSMCHSVPVLRVEEWPIPGESLTDDTVRALIDRVNSSARGGVRFVGSVLQQAGGGGSNGRVPSPRRGYRSPPHTPPCTPPGEGELEDHSPTYSPDLRLLVFFHSWAPGCAPLEALACQYHQGALSMRVSRKGQVVSALEADWLELTAAYYRKGWSLVDSFVYWDTPKGEPVPRSLEGLFVYEERSTAPPANDTIVVEQWTVIEGSDVKTDYGPLLHTLAEFGWLLTCVLPTPIIRHDSDGNLATKQVVFLQRPVKTSSVPQRNQAGSMQRDVATHSVSRGVGSPRTHPTEELSPTAGGIGGFPVFGGGYPSALSHLEEGGFEQDDGAAEVTCM; encoded by the exons ATGGGCTGCGGATTGAGGAAACTGGAAGACCCGGAGGACAGCAGCCCCGGGAAGATCTACTCCACTCTGAAGAGACCACAAGTAGAGATCAAAACCGACACCGTTTACGAGTATGTGCTACTGGATTTCAGTTTGGAAG gTAGTCGCCCCACGGTGcagtatgtgtcctctctgtGCGAGCTgtcccaggccctgcagccctaCTACACCCAGGGCTATGTCCTCACCACTCTGCATCCCATCATTCTCTCTGTTGGACGCACGCGTTCCCTGCCCTTCAGCCTGCTCTACCGAGCCATCCTGGCCCGCCCACGACCCAG tAAGCAGGTGGTGTCCATGTGTCACAGTGTtcctgtgctgagggtggaggagTGGCCTATCCCAGGGGAGTCCCTGACAGACGACACTGTTAGAGCACTGATCGACAGGGTGAACAGTAGTGCCCGGGGCGGAGTGAGGTTTGTGGGCTCAGTGCTCCAGCAGGCTGGAGGAGGGGGCAGTAACGGCAGGGTGCCTAGCCCCAGGAGAGGCTATCGATCCCCCCCACACACTCCTCCATGTACCCCTCCTGGAGAAGGAGAACTGGAGGATCACAGCCCTACCTACAGCCCTG acctaAGGTTGCTGGTGTTCTTCCACTCATGGGCACCAGGTTGTGCTCCGCTGGAAGCTCTGGCCTGTCAGTACCACCAGGGGGCACTGTCCATGCGTGTGTCCAGGAAGGGTCAGGTGGTCAGCGCGCTGGAGGCCGATTGGCTGGAGCTGACCGCAGCCTACTACCGCAAAGGCTGGTCATTGGTGGACTCGTTTGTGTACTGGGACACACCCAAAG gtGAGCCCGTGCCCAGGTCTCTAGAGGGGTTGTTTGTCTATGAGGAGAGAAGCACTGCCCCTCCTGCCAACGACACCATCGTAGTGGAGCAGTGGACCGTCATCGAG GGTTCTGATGTGAAGACAGATTATGGGCCACTCCTTCACACACTGGCTGAGTTTGGCTGGCTGCTCACCTGTGTCCTGCCCACACCTATCATCCGCCATGACAG TGATGGTAATCTGGCCACCAAGCAGGTGGTGTTCCTACAGAGACCAGTCAAGACGTCTTCAGTACCACAGAGGAACCAG GCGGGGTCCATGCAGAGGGACGTGGCCACTCATTCTGTGAGTCGTGGTGTGGGCAGCCCCCGAACACACCCCACTGAGGAGCTGTCCCCCACCGCGGGGGGTATCGGGGGGTTCCCCGTCTTCGGAGGGGGGTACCCCAGCGCCCTGTCCCACCTGGAGGAGGGAGGCTTCGAGCAGGACGACGGGGCGGCAGAGGTCACATGCATGTGA